The Planctomycetaceae bacterium genome includes the window GCCCGGGAGATGCACCTGGTAGCCGTCCGCAACATTGCGATCTACCATTCCCCGACGCAGAAATGCACCCGCCTGGAGTCTGTCTGCGCCGATGCGGTGGCTTTCGATCTGCCGGACTGCCCGCTGGTCTGTTTCCTGAACAATCCCTTCGACGACGTCATCATGGACAAATGGTTGGCAAGCCTGAGGCGATGGGCGGCCGGTAATTTGCATGGGGTCTACGTCGTATATCACAACTGTTACCACCGCGCCTTGTTCGATCGCTCGCCGCACTGGCAACTGGTGGTAGAGGGAGGCTCCATGGCCGTAGGCGACGCGTTCGCGATCTATCAGTACATCAGAGAAAGCGCCCCAGCGGTTGCATCAGCCGCGCCCGAAGGCGTTTCCGCGTAACGGCACATGCATCGCGCCCGGTAGGACTCGAACCTACGACCTGCGGTTTAGAAGACCGCTGCTCTATCCAACTGAGCTACGAGCGCTTGGCGGAATTATCGACAACGGTCAAGTTTATCGGGCAGGGGGTATAGAAACAACTGGGTAGCGGCAACCCCTTGGCGAGGGGAAAGCCGCGGGCGACGCGCGAAGCATCCATTATGCCAGCGGTTTTACACGGCCAACCGCCAATACGCTTCGACGGCGGGGGCCAGCGGTTTGCCCAGATAGGTGCGTTCGAGGGCCGAGCGGATCTTCTCCAATGCGACGATCTGGATCTGTCGCACGCGCTCGTCGGTGAGGCCGACCATCCGGGCGATCTCGGCCAGGGTGCGGCTCTTGCCCCCGCTGGAGAGGGCGAAGCGTTCGTCGACAATGGTGCGTTCGATCTTGCTCAGCCGCGCTCCATTGGCGGTGAGGATCTCCTTGAGCGTCTCGACGGATTCGCGCCACTGCTGGTCCTGGCGGGCGTTGGCGGCATCGTGGTAATCCAGGTCGGAAGTGAACTGGATCGGCAGGCGCTTCTGACGGCGCTGGTCGCGTTTGGCCATGCGTCCGAACGCTTTGAGAATCGAGCGGCAGGCGTAGGTGGAGAACTTGGCCCCGCGCGAGACGTCGAAGTTCTCGATGCTTCGCAGCAGGGCCATGCTGCCCTCGCTGATCAGGTCGGCCGACTCGATGCATGAAATATACGATCGCCGGGCCATGGCGTAGACCAGCGCCAGGTTGGCGCGTACCAGCATGACGCGCATGTCGGCCGCACGCTGGCGCCACAGGTCGGCCTGGCTGTCGGGCTCGTCGCCGTCGGCCTGCGACAGCAGCGTGCAGAGGCGGTAGCGGGCATAGTTGTAGCGGCGGAAGAGCAGGCTTTCTTGCTCGCCTGTCAGGGCGGTGGAATTCGTCGGCTGCCGATCGCTATCGGGTCCCTCGACCGGATTCCAGGTCGAGGCGGCGATCTTGAGGGCTCCGCCGCCGAAGAGTTCGCTCTCGGTCCGGGGATGCTGGAAGGAGGGGTGAAAGACGTACTTGATGTCTTCTCCCTCGGCGTCCTGTGTCGCCGGGGGATCGGCCGGAGGCGTCGGTTCCCCCTGCCGCCGCGGCGTCCGCCGAAGCCTGGTGGTCGGATACGCTGCCAGCGTTGCACTGCTCATGATAATCCTCTTGCTGTCTTTCAGAGCGGAGCCCGTTGAGGCCTCGCCTTCCTGAATGTGAATACGGCACAAATCACTTGTTCCCTTGGCACATGGGTTGGCCCCCTGTCAGGCCTGACCATCTTGAAAGAACTCTAGCGGGGCACCGTGGCTCCGCACCATCAGGCTTTGCCTGTTTTGCAGGGGTGGATTGACTGGAGGGGGCATGGGGGGCGGTCCCTTGTCGGCGGTGGGTGGTCTCTAGTACGCCGCCCCGATGCGGCAGTGGTCGGTTGGCGTGGGCGCCGAAAAAGTGCGGCGCGTTGGGAATGGTGCGGGGCGTGCCTATGATCAAGATGATTCCCCGCGGGGACAAAGGGGCAGCCGATCCCTTCGGCGCGTTTGTATCATCATATGGAAATCGCAGTGAACATGCAGATGCGCCGCTGGCAGAGCGTGGCGGTGGGGGCGGTGCTGTCGTGTACCGCCGTGGCGGCCTATTGGACGACCCTGGGCGGGATGTGGCAGCGGTGGTATCCGGCGTGGGGCCGCGCGGATCTGGGACTGATCGATCGCATCAGCGAGGGGGAGAGCTACTACACGCACGGTCCGCTGATGGCGGTGGTAAGCGTGGCCGCGGCGCTGCTGCTGTTGCGTTACACGCGTATCGCGGTGGCGCCGCGGCGGCGGGCGGGAGCGGTGGTGCTGTGCGCGGGGCTGCTGGTGCTGCACCTGGGAATGCTGGGCCGCGTGTCGTTCATCAGCGCCTTGAGTCTTCCGATCGTGATCTCGGGGCTGATCCTGCTGCTGTGGGGCGCCGAGGCGCTGAAGCGGCTGTGGTTTCCAGTGGCGATTCTGGGGTTCATGATCCCGCTGCCGGAGGTGACTATCGCCGAGTTGAACTTTCGCCTGAAACTGGTCGCCACGGACTGGGGCGTTCGCCTGGCGGGTTTGGCCGGCGTGACGGCCGTCCGGTCGGGCAACCAGGCGTTTCTCGCCGGCGGGCAGTCGCTGGTGGTCGCCAACGTGTGCAACGGTCTGCGGACGCTGTTGAGTCTGGTGGCGTTCGGGGCGCTGTTTGCGTACGTCAGCCGCCTTCGCGGGGCGTGGGCGGCGCTGCTGTTCGCGATGTCGATTCCGGTGGCGTTGGCGAGCAACGCGCTGCGGATCGCGGCGCTGGTGGTGGCTGCCAGCGTGTTGGGCGTCGAGGCGGCGACAGGGTGGTTTCATGACGCATCGGGGATAGGCCTGCTGGCGGTGGCGATGGGGCTGATGTTCGCCCTGGAGCGCGTGCTGCTGGAGGTCCGCGCCAAGCTGAGCAAGGCGCCGCTGCCGCAGGGGCGGTTCAGCGCCGTGATGGCGGCCGACAGCGCCGGCGGGCAATGGTCTCGCCTTGGCCATGCACTGTGCGGCCGCCGGGCACTGGTGGCGGCGGGGCTGCTGGGGCTTTCGGCGGCGTTGACGCTCTGGTCGGCGCGTCCGTTGCGCAACGTTTTGCCGGCGGCCGATTCGTCGCTGCTGGCCAGTCGGGTGACGATCGACGGGCTGCGTTACGACAGCTACAGTCTGGACCTTGACGAGCGGACGCTGACGATCCTGGAGCACCCGAGCTACTGCTATCGTCGTTACGTGCCGGCGAAAACAACCCGTCCGGCGATGGATGTCTGGCTGCTGCTGGCGGGGGAGAACCGCAAGGGGATCCATCCACCGGACCTGTGCCTGGAAGGCGGCAGCGCGGGGATCATAGCCAAGCGCGACGTGACGGCCCCGTGCGGTGGCGGCGAGGGCATTCCCTGTCGGGAGTTGATCGTGCAGGACCAGGAGCGGACGTATTATTACCTGTACACGTACCGGTTCGGGCGCCAGTACACGCGCAGCTACTGGCATCAGCAGATGCGCCTGCTGGCGGGGGGTCTGCTGGGGCGCCCGACCCAGGGGGCGCTGATCCGCGTCTCGTCAATCTTTGAGGCGGCGCAACTGGAGCAGACGCGCCGGGAGGCCTTTGCCATGCTGGAACAGGCCTTGCCGCGTCTCGATGCGGCGTTGCCATAAGGGGGTCTTGATGAAGCGACTGATGTTGATCGTCTGTATCGTGGCGGTGCTGGGCGTGCTGTCAGCGGCGGCGGTGGCGTACTGGCACTACAGCGACTCCTCGCGGGTTCTGGCGCGGGCTCGGATCGCCCTGGACGCGCATCAAAATGCCGTGGCGGCGGAGCTGGCCGAGAAGTACCTGCGGAGCCAGGAGAACGATCGCGAGGGTTGGCTGGTGCTGGCGTCGGCGCGGGTGAGCCTGGGAGCCTACGACGGGGCGCGAGCGGCGTTTCATCGCGCCGCCGCTCTCGGGGCCGACCAGACCAGCGTGCGAACGGGGATCGCCGAGACGTACATTCTTCCGGCGATGCATGTCAATATCACCGGGGCGGGGATCAGCCAGGTGAGCATCCTGCGGGCGGCGCTGGAGAGCCTGGACAAGGCCCAGGCGGAACTGGACGAGGTGAAGGAAGAAGACCCCGTCCGGGCGATGAGCGTGCAGGGGCTCCAGGGTTCGGTCGAGATGATCCGCGCCCGCCTGTGCCGCAAGATCGCCATGGTGCTCTTGCACAGCAGCCAGCTCGCCGGCGCGGGCGGGGCCCTGACGCAATCGGGTCGCTACGCTGCCGATGGCGCCGCAATGGCCCGGACCGCCCAGACCTGGGAAGACAAAGCCGTCACCACGCTGTCGGACACGCTGCTGCGGTCGAAGGGGGCTCTGGCGTCGCTGGCCAGCCGCAAGAAGCGCCAGATGCTCCTCAAGCACATCGACACCTCCGCCCGCAACGCTGTCCTTCTCTGCGAAGACCTCGCGGACGACGGTCGCTCCCGCGACCTGCTGGAGATCGTCCACGGTCTGGGGGAGGCGGCGCCGGTGGCGGCCGCGATGAGCGACCTGCACGCAGTACACGTGGCACAATTCGACACCTCCCGCGCTCGCCGCGCCGCATGCCTCGCCGCTGCCCAGCGCGTCGAGGGGCTGCTGTCGGCCGGGCAGGCGGGCTCCGACGACTGCCTCCAGATGCGGCTGATCCAGGCCGAACTGCTTCTGGGCGCCGACGAGTTCGTCAAGGCCGACCAGGCGGTCACGTCGGTCCTTAAGGACAAGAGCGCCTGGATGGACGCGCGCAAGCTTCACGCCCGCGTGCTGATCGCCCAACGGCGATACATCGACGCCGAGAAGCTGCTCTTTGTGCTCAAGACCGACTCGCCGGATCGCCCTGACGTGCTGCACCTGTACGCCCAGGCGGCCGCCGGAGCGGGCAAGCTCGTGCTCGCCCACGACGCCATGCGGGCGCTGCTGGAACTCAACCCGTCTTTCGCCCCGGCCAGGAAGTATCTCGTCGAGCACTACCTGCTGGAGAACTACTCCGAGCAGGCGTACATGCAGGCCCGCACGTTCTGGCAGACAAACCCCGACAACCCCGACGCCCTGCGGCTGTTGATCGAGACGGCCTTGAAGACCAACCGTCGCCCCCAGGCCCGCAATGCCGTCGAAGAAGCGCGAACAAATTACCCCAACAGCCTGACCATGCTGGCGACGGCGGCAGTGTGCTGCCAGAGGATGGACGAACCGGCGGCCGCCCGCCAACTGGCGCTGCAGGCCATCCGGTTTTCGCCGGTGAGCATTCGCGGGCGTCTGACGCAGGCGCGAGCCATGGCGATCCTGGCCCAGTTCGAGGCCGCCCAGAACCTGCTGGCACGCGAATTGGCCGCCAACGGCGACGTGGCGGAGGTTCAGTTCGCGGCTGCGGAGTTCTATCTCGCTGCCGGGCATGCAGCCCAGGCAATCGAGCGGTACCGTGCGGGGCTGGCGGCGGAACCGACAGCCGCGGTGGAGCGCCTGGCATTGGCTCGGGTGCTGCTGGACCAGGGTCTGGCGCGACAGTGCCTGCAGACGCTGGAGGGTTTTGCCCAGAGTCACGCGGCGGCCGAACTGGTGCGCCTCGAGGCGCGGGTGCTGCTGGGAGAAAAGGTGGACCTCTCTCAGCTTCGCATGTCGAACAACCGCTCGGCCGTGCTGGCCATTGGCCAGGCGCTGCTGCGGACGCGCCAGAGCGCCTTGGCGCTGTCGCTGGCCCGGGCGGAACTGGTCAAGGCCCCGCAGTCGTACGAGCTCAACGTGCTGGCCGGGCAGGCCCTGCTCGAACAGGGCGACGCCAAGGCCTGTCAGGAGCATTGGGCGGCGGCGCTGTCGTCGGACCCGACGCGTCTGGACGTGTACCTGCGCCTGGCGAACCTGCTGGGCAGCCAGGGCGGCATCGAGCAGGCTTCGCAGCGGTTGATGCAGATTCCCGGCGCGCGGCAGGAGATGGTTCTGCAGGCCGAGGGAACCATCTGGACGCAAGCCGGCGCGCATGACGCCGCCGCGGCCGTCTATCGCCGCCTGTCCCAGACCAGCGGCGTGACGACCTCGCAGGCTCTGCAGGCCAGTTTCAGTCTGGCGGCCAGCCTCGCCCGAGCCGGGCGCTTCGACATGGCTCTGGCGCGGCTGGACGTGCTGGCCCAGCAGCCGACCGTGCGGGCGCAGGCGCTGTGGGGCAAGGCCGAGGTGCTGGCGGCGGCCGATCGCCCCGCCGAGGCGCTGGCGTGCCTGGACGAGGTCTGGAAAGACGCCCGGACGCGCCTGGACGCCGCCCGCATGGCGCAGACGCTGAGAATGTACGCCCGCCTCGGTCAAAGCGACAAGGCCGCCGCCTGCTGCGACGACATCATCCTGCACGTTCCCGGCGGCGACTACTGGGGGTGCATCCTCAAGGCCCAGGTATACCAGGCCGGTGATAAGCTCGACCAGGCCGAAGCCCTCTTCCGCCGCGCCATCGCCCTGCTGCCGACGGACCTGATCGGATACGAGGGCCTGGCCCAGGTGCTCGACGCCCAGCAGCGCCCCGTCGAGGCGCTGGCGGCGCTGGAGACCATGGGCGCCCAGAGCTGGTCGGGACGCTGCCAGGCCCTTCTGGCCCGGGCGCATATGCTGGGGCGGTGGGGCCTGTACGCCCCGGCGGTCGAGACCCTCGACGTGCTGGTGCGCGAGGGGTACGCCGACAATCCGTCGATCCGCCTGACCATCGGCGAGGCGATGGTGGAGTTCGGCCATCCCCAGCAGGGGCGCCAGTGCCTCTCGCAGATTCCGCCCAGCGCCGGCCAGTACATCGCGGCACAGTTGGCGATGGCGAAAATAGCCCCGACGCATCAGGAGGCGATGGCGATCCTCGAGCAACTGGCGCCGCGCCAGGGGGAAGAGCCGGAAATTCTCGAAGCCATCATGTCGCGCCTGATCGCGGTGGGGCAGTGGGACCGGGCGCTGGAGCAGTTTGCAGCCCATGCCCAGACGCAGCGCCGCTGGTACGGGTGGCCCATCGGGGCGGCCTGGCAGGCGGCGCGGGCGATGATCCACCAGAAGGACTACCCGCGCGCCGCAAGCCTGGCCAGGCGCATGGCCAGGCAAAGCGGCGGACGGGACTGGCGGCGGCTGGCCATCGTGCTGGACCCGGACACGCCGATGGCGGACGTGGCCGCGGCGTCGCAACCGCAGGCCGTGGACCTGCTGCTGGCCTTGGCGCGCCAGGCCCAGCAAGGCCTCCCCTGCGACGCGCGCGTGCTGGAAGACTTCCAGAACGCCGCGGCCAAGCCCGACAGCCGCGCCGGAACCGCCTGGCAGGCCCTGGCGGCTATCATGACGCTGGAGAAACCCTCCGCCCAGCAGACCATCTCGCTGGTGCGCAGCGAGGACGACGACGACGCCCTGACTCGCGTTCTGGCACAGTCGCTGCAGGACACCGCGCCCTGGCCTCACAGCCGAACCGTCGCCGCGCGATTGGCGCGAACCTACGTGGCGCTGGACATGGAGCAGGGACCCCTGGCCGCCCAGATCGCCCGCGCCACCCTCGGCGCCCAACCCACCTGCCAGTGGGCCGCCGTCCTGGCCGTCCGCGCCGACAACACCCCCCAGGCCATCTCCGACGTGCTGGCGCAGATCCAGCCGCCCGGCGGCGTGGGCGCCCAGATCATCCAGGCCGCCCAGTTCGTCCGCCAGAAGAAGTATCGCCAGGCCGCCGACGCCTACGCCAGCGCCGCAGACGCCGCCGGAGGCATCGCCGACTTGAGGCTTGAACAGGCCAAGGCGCTCTACCAGTGCGGCCAGGCTGAGCAGGCGCTGGAGATGTACAAGCAGCTTCGCACCAACGCCTCGGGCAAGGTCGCCGCCGCTGCCTCCAACAACGCCGCCTGCCTCGTCGCCCGGATGTACCCCAACGACCGGGCCAAGCTCGGCGAGGCGTATGGCTGGGCCGTCACGGCCGTGCAGACCCATCCCAAGTGGTTGTATCACGACACGCTGGGATGGCTCTGTCACCTGCTGGGTCGCCATGAAGAGGCTTGCCTGCAACTGCGGTTGGCGCTGCGAGACACGAACCATTCCGGCGAACTTCACGCCCATCTTGCGGCGGCGGAGAAAGCCGCCGGAAACGAGCAACTGGCCCGCTGGCACGAGCAGGCCGCCCGCATGTTCACCCCCCGCGCGGGCGCCGGTCTGGCCGGGGGCACCAGCGACGCGATCCTGCCGCACCTGGGAGAAGCCCCATGACGCCTACCACCGTCGAAGCAACCCGCCCGGACGCCGCCGCGATCGCGGAGATGGCGGTCGCCCCCCGTCCGTGGCGGGCGCCCGTGCAGGCGAAGCTGCCGGCCAACATGCTCTCGTTCGACGTCGAGGAGTATTTCCAGGTCCAGGCGGCCTCCTCATGCGTCAAGCCCTCGCAGTGGGACTCGATCCCATGGCGCCTGGAGGCCGCCGTCGACGGGCTGCTGGACCTTCTGGCCCGTCATGGAACGCTGGCGACGTTCTTCGTGCTGGGCTGGGTGGCGCGGCGTCAGGGTTCGATTATCCGGCGCATCGCCGCGGGAGGGCACGAGATTGCCTCGCACGGCATGACGCACACGATGATCCAGCACCTCAACGCTAGTCAATTCGCCCGCGAGATTCGCGACAGCCGCAAGGCGCTGGAAGACCTCAGCGGCTGCGCGTGCCTGGGATACCGCGCGCCGACGTTCTCGCTGACGCACAAGACGGCCTGGGCGATCGACGCGCTGATCGAGGAAGGCATCGAGTACGACTGTTCGGTCTTTCCGATCCGCCACGACCGCTACGGCGTGCCCGAGGCGCCGCCGGAGCCTCATATGGCCGTTGGGCCCGGCGGGGGTCGAATGCTGGAGATTCCGCCGCTGACGGCACGCCTGCTGGGGATGAATTGGCCGGTGGGCGGCGGGGGATACTTCCGCCTGCTCCCCCTGGCGGCGACGCGGGCGGCGTTGGGCGCCGCCCAGCAGTGCGGGCGCTGCACTATGCTATACCTGCACCCGTGGGAGTTCGATGCGGACCAGCCGGTGCTGGCGATGTCGCGATTGAGCCGGTGGCGCCACCGGGTAGGGCTGCGCCGAACGCCGGGGCGCCTGGCGGCGCTGCTGGAACAGTTCCGCTTTGCGCCCGTCGGCGCCTGCGCCGCGGCGCTGCGCGCGTCGGACCTGGGGGAGCATCGCTACGGCTTGACCGCCGCAGCGGCCGCCGGCGGTGAAAAATCGAACTTCTCCGGGCGGGCGAAGTAATCCGCCGAGACGTCGGCGAACTGCGGTTCCTCAAAGCGGTTGCCCCGAATGCGCGGACCCAGGCCCGACATCAGCTTGAAGCTGACGTTCTGCGGACCGTACTCCATGACGAAGTCCGGACCGGCCGAGCGGAACAGCGTGTTGTTCTCGAAGGCGATGTCCGCGGCGAATCGTTTCTGCCGCAGCGACAGCGAGGGTCCTTCCGAGGTCACCAGCACGTTGTTGCGAAAGACGTTGTCGTTCATCCGCACCTTCTGCTCGACAGTCATGTCATTGATCTGGACAGCCGCGGCGGTCTTGGGCTCGCTGCCCTCCTGCCAGCTCTGCCGCCCGATCCAGATGGTGTTGCGTTCGAAAACGTTGGCGGTCTGATCGTACGCGACGACCTTCTGCGAACCGACGCCGCCGGCAGACAGGGCGATGCCCTGACGCGTGTTGTTGAAGATGAGGTTGTCGGTGGCGGCCGACTGCGACACCCCGTTGCTGAGCAGGATGCCCTCGCCGGTGTTGGTGTGAATGACGTTGCGCTGCAGGAGCAGTTCACTGACGCGCCCGTCGTTGTGCAGCCCGCTGGCGCCGTTTCGGTACGCCAGGCAGATCCGGACCGTCACGCGCGAGTTCGGCAGAACGCGGCTGCCCAGGTACAGACCCTCGGCGGTGTTATCGTGGAAGACGCAGTGCTCGATGAGGATGTCGTGCAGGTCTTCCTGCCCGCGCAGGCCCCACTTGTTCGCGTGGCTGTCCAGGTTCCGCAGGGCGATCTGACCGCAGGCGTTGAGGTCCACCCCGGCGCTGGTGCTGGCCGACCCGGCGCCGACGAGCGTCAGACCGTCCAGGGTGACAAAGTGGCAGCGGTCGAGCACCGCGCAGGCCAGTTGCCCCTCGATGACGGCGCGGTGGCCCGGGTACGCCGCGATCAGGATCGGCGCCTCAGCGGTGCCGATGAGCCCCCGCAGAATCAGCGGGTACTTGCCCGCATACGTGCCTTCGCGGAACAAGACCGCGTCGCCGGCCTTGAGGTCGCGGCGCACCGCCGCGAAGGTGGCGTAGGGCGCCGAAGCGTCGTCGACCTGCCCATTGTCATCGCTGCCCGCCGGCGAGAGGAAGAAGATCCGCTGCGGGCGGTATCCCTGGGCCGCCAGCAGCGCCCGGACGTCCTGACCGTACTTGGCGGTGACGGTGTCGGGGGTATTCAGGGCGGCGTTGGCGTCGCTGGCGTCGGGGCCCAGCGGGCTGGCCGGACCGTACCCGTCGCCGTCGTTATCCCAGTAGAGCACGCCGGCGCCGTTGCGAGATCCGGCGCCGCTGGAGACGCCGGTGACCGCCGCGCCGGCGCCGGCCGCGACCGTCAGTTGCGGGGCGACCCGGCGCACTGCCGCGGGAGGAATGGCCACGGCCTCGACGGGCACCGCCGCGGCCAGCGGTTGCACCACCACGTTATGCACCGCCACCGATCCGCCGCCGCGGGAGAAGTCGAACTTCTCGGGGGTGGCGAAATAGCTCGGCGAGACGTCGCGGAACTTGGGGTCTTCGTAGACATTGCCCTGGACGCGGTTGCCCAGTGAGGCGATCGCGGCATAGGCGAGCGTCTGGGGCACCGACTCGACGCACATCGCCGGACCGGCGATGCGGAAGAGGGTGTTGTTCTCGATGCCCGTCACGGCTGCGAAACGCCGCTGCTTGAACGAGAACACCGGTCCGCGCTGGGTGACGATCACGTTGTCGCGGAAGATGTTTTCGCTCATCTGGATGGTCTGGGCGGTGGTGGAGTCGTTGAAGACGACGGCGGGAAAGTCCACCGGCTCGTACTGCCCGTTCCATCCGCGCTGCCCGATCCAGATGGTGTTGCGCTCGAAGAGGTTGCCGTTCTGGCTGTACGGGACGATCTGCGGATTGGGATCGGTGTACGTGTACATCACGATGCCCTGTTTGTTGTTGTTGAAGATCAGGTTGTCGCGAACGATCGAACTGGACACCCCGTTGATGAACGAGATGCCGCCCAGGGCGTTGGTGTGGAAGGAGTTGTTCTCGAGCAGCAGTTCGGTCACGCGGCCGTTGTGCTGGAACCCATGTCGCCCGTTGCGGTAGGACAGGCAGTTTCGCATGGTCAGGCGCGAGTTGGGGGCCTCGCGGCAGCCCAGGTACACGCCGTGCTCGACGGGGTTGTTGTGCAGCACGCAGTCTTCGATCAGGATCTCGTGGAGGTCCTGCATCCCGTGGATGCCCCACTTGTGACCGCAGGCCTCGATGCGGCGCAGCACGATGCGGCTGCAGAAGTGCATCGACACGCCCGCGCTGCTGCTGGTGGCGCTGCTGGTGAGAGTCAGACCGTCGAAGACGAGATTGCGGCAATTGCCCAAGGCCAGCGCCAGCCCTTCGGCGTCGATCACGACGCGCTGCCCCGGATACGCCGCAACCACGATGGGCTGGTCGTCCGAGCCCTGGACCTTCTGGCAGACCATGGGGTACTTGCCCTTGTACGTGCCGCCCATGAACAAGACCGCGTCGCCGGCCCGCAAGCTCCC containing:
- a CDS encoding XrtA system polysaccharide deacetylase, with translation MTPTTVEATRPDAAAIAEMAVAPRPWRAPVQAKLPANMLSFDVEEYFQVQAASSCVKPSQWDSIPWRLEAAVDGLLDLLARHGTLATFFVLGWVARRQGSIIRRIAAGGHEIASHGMTHTMIQHLNASQFAREIRDSRKALEDLSGCACLGYRAPTFSLTHKTAWAIDALIEEGIEYDCSVFPIRHDRYGVPEAPPEPHMAVGPGGGRMLEIPPLTARLLGMNWPVGGGGYFRLLPLAATRAALGAAQQCGRCTMLYLHPWEFDADQPVLAMSRLSRWRHRVGLRRTPGRLAALLEQFRFAPVGACAAALRASDLGEHRYGLTAAAAAGGEKSNFSGRAK
- a CDS encoding right-handed parallel beta-helix repeat-containing protein; the protein is MPTTPKVSVGVALVAAFLAAFTGTIAKVDGQVIAPAEAGPPPGAGSLYIDHDGDGYGPASPMGPDADDADALVNTPDTVKAKYGDDISPLLAKQGYRPRRIFYIAPAGRDATGQADAPAKPYATFAAVVGSLRAGDAVLFMGGTYKGKYPMVCQKVQGSDDQPIVVAAYPGQRVVIDAEGLALALGNCRNLVFDGLTLTSSATSSSAGVSMHFCSRIVLRRIEACGHKWGIHGMQDLHEILIEDCVLHNNPVEHGVYLGCREAPNSRLTMRNCLSYRNGRHGFQHNGRVTELLLENNSFHTNALGGISFINGVSSSIVRDNLIFNNNKQGIVMYTYTDPNPQIVPYSQNGNLFERNTIWIGQRGWNGQYEPVDFPAVVFNDSTTAQTIQMSENIFRDNVIVTQRGPVFSFKQRRFAAVTGIENNTLFRIAGPAMCVESVPQTLAYAAIASLGNRVQGNVYEDPKFRDVSPSYFATPEKFDFSRGGGSVAVHNVVVQPLAAAVPVEAVAIPPAAVRRVAPQLTVAAGAGAAVTGVSSGAGSRNGAGVLYWDNDGDGYGPASPLGPDASDANAALNTPDTVTAKYGQDVRALLAAQGYRPQRIFFLSPAGSDDNGQVDDASAPYATFAAVRRDLKAGDAVLFREGTYAGKYPLILRGLIGTAEAPILIAAYPGHRAVIEGQLACAVLDRCHFVTLDGLTLVGAGSASTSAGVDLNACGQIALRNLDSHANKWGLRGQEDLHDILIEHCVFHDNTAEGLYLGSRVLPNSRVTVRICLAYRNGASGLHNDGRVSELLLQRNVIHTNTGEGILLSNGVSQSAATDNLIFNNTRQGIALSAGGVGSQKVVAYDQTANVFERNTIWIGRQSWQEGSEPKTAAAVQINDMTVEQKVRMNDNVFRNNVLVTSEGPSLSLRQKRFAADIAFENNTLFRSAGPDFVMEYGPQNVSFKLMSGLGPRIRGNRFEEPQFADVSADYFARPEKFDFSPPAAAAAVKP
- a CDS encoding class I SAM-dependent methyltransferase — its product is MWKRVRRAWNKRGPVGFARLAWQNVRYYARLPFDSRIGRGQRFDHEFDNRYGTDTTGYVPIGALTVPAEHEDHAREYAPTDTLAFQAILARLEIDHSRYVFIDVGSGKGRTLLLASDYPFKRIIGVEFAREMHLVAVRNIAIYHSPTQKCTRLESVCADAVAFDLPDCPLVCFLNNPFDDVIMDKWLASLRRWAAGNLHGVYVVYHNCYHRALFDRSPHWQLVVEGGSMAVGDAFAIYQYIRESAPAVASAAPEGVSA
- a CDS encoding sigma-70 family RNA polymerase sigma factor, giving the protein MSSATLAAYPTTRLRRTPRRQGEPTPPADPPATQDAEGEDIKYVFHPSFQHPRTESELFGGGALKIAASTWNPVEGPDSDRQPTNSTALTGEQESLLFRRYNYARYRLCTLLSQADGDEPDSQADLWRQRAADMRVMLVRANLALVYAMARRSYISCIESADLISEGSMALLRSIENFDVSRGAKFSTYACRSILKAFGRMAKRDQRRQKRLPIQFTSDLDYHDAANARQDQQWRESVETLKEILTANGARLSKIERTIVDERFALSSGGKSRTLAEIARMVGLTDERVRQIQIVALEKIRSALERTYLGKPLAPAVEAYWRLAV
- a CDS encoding exosortase C-terminal domain/associated protein EpsI is translated as MQMRRWQSVAVGAVLSCTAVAAYWTTLGGMWQRWYPAWGRADLGLIDRISEGESYYTHGPLMAVVSVAAALLLLRYTRIAVAPRRRAGAVVLCAGLLVLHLGMLGRVSFISALSLPIVISGLILLLWGAEALKRLWFPVAILGFMIPLPEVTIAELNFRLKLVATDWGVRLAGLAGVTAVRSGNQAFLAGGQSLVVANVCNGLRTLLSLVAFGALFAYVSRLRGAWAALLFAMSIPVALASNALRIAALVVAASVLGVEAATGWFHDASGIGLLAVAMGLMFALERVLLEVRAKLSKAPLPQGRFSAVMAADSAGGQWSRLGHALCGRRALVAAGLLGLSAALTLWSARPLRNVLPAADSSLLASRVTIDGLRYDSYSLDLDERTLTILEHPSYCYRRYVPAKTTRPAMDVWLLLAGENRKGIHPPDLCLEGGSAGIIAKRDVTAPCGGGEGIPCRELIVQDQERTYYYLYTYRFGRQYTRSYWHQQMRLLAGGLLGRPTQGALIRVSSIFEAAQLEQTRREAFAMLEQALPRLDAALP